The following coding sequences lie in one Apium graveolens cultivar Ventura chromosome 1, ASM990537v1, whole genome shotgun sequence genomic window:
- the LOC141665818 gene encoding squalene monooxygenase SE1-like → MSNQFNVGGVIASLLCFVLFCVLKYKKNKKNECLLQNQITESTKPIQDGECQEERARNPDIIIVGAGVAGSALACTLGKDGRQVLVIERDLAEPDRIVGELLQPGGYMKLLELGLEDCVNGIDAQEVFGYALFKDGKSTKLSYPLKDLHPDVTGKSFHNGRFIQRMREKARTISNVRLEQGTVTSLVERKGTVKGVQYKTKGGQDITAYAPLTIVCDGCFSNLRRSLCNPRVEVPSCFVALILKDCELPYPNHGHVLLANPSPILLYRISSTEIRCLVDVPGKRIPSMLNGDMANHLKTLVAPQIPPELYDAFITAVNEGNMKAMANRSMPAAPYPTPGALLIGDSFNMRHPLTGGGMTVALSDIVVLRDLLRPLADLNDASALCRYLESFYTIRKPLASTINTLAGALYKVFCASPDQARTEMRSACFDYLSLGGVCSSGPVALLSGLNPRPLSLVFHFFSVAVYGVGRLLLPFPSLERAWLGVRLIMDATSIIFPIIKAEGVRQMFAPAVCPAYYSSPLTA, encoded by the exons ATGAGTAATCAGTTTAATGTTGGAGGGGTCATTGCATCTCTGCTTTGCTTTGTTCTTTTTTGTGTACTCAAGtataagaagaacaagaagaatGAATGCTTACTGCAGAATCAAATAACGGAAAGCACGAAACCAATCCAAGATGGTGAATGTCAGGAAGAGAGAGCGCGAAATCCAGATATCATTATCGTAGGTGCTGGTGTTGCTGGTTCTGCTCTGGCTTGTACACTTGGAAAG GATGGGCGTCAAGTTCTTGTAATTGAAAGAGATCTAGCAGAGCCTGATAGAATAGTTGGTGAATTACTTCAGCCAGGGGGCTATATGAAACTCCTTGAGTTGGGTCTAGAAG ATTGTGTGAATGGTATTGATGCACAAGAAGTGTTTGGATATGCTCTATTTAAAGACGGGAAAAGTACTAAGTTATCTTATCCATTGAAAGATTTACATCCAGATGTGACAGGAAAAAGCTTCCATAATGGTCGCTTTATACAAAGAATGCGTGAGAAGGCTAGAACAATTTCAAA TGTGAGACTCGAACAAGGAACGGTAACATCTCTTGTTGAACGAAAGGGAACTGTGAAAGGTGTACAATACAAGACTAAAGGCGGTCAAGATATAACAGCATATGCTCCTCTCACAATTGTATGTGATGGCTGCTTTTCAAATTTGAGACGTTCTCTTTGCAATCCACGG GTGGAAGTTCCTTCATGCTTTGTAGCCTTAATCCTGAAGGACTGCGAGCTTCCATACCCTAATCATGGCCATGTTCTATTAGCAAATCCTTCACCAATTCTGCTTTACAGGATAAGCAGCACTGAGATTCGATGTTTAGTTGATGTACCTGGTAAGAGAATACCTTCCATGTTAAATGGTGATATGGCCAATCACTTAAAGACACTGGTGGCACCTCAG ATCCCTCCAGAGCTCTACGATGCATTCATAACTGCCGTCAATGAAGGAAACATGAAAgcaatggccaacagaagcatGCCAGCAGCTCCTTATCCCACTCCAGGCGCACTTTTAATAGGAGATTCATTCAACATGCGTCATCCTTTGACAGGTGGAGGAATGACAGTTGCTTTATCTGATATTGTTGTACTTCGAGACCTTCTTAGACCACTTGCAGACTTAAATGATGCATCTGCACTTTGCAGATATCTAGAGTCCTTTTACACTATACGCAAG CCACTGGCATCAACAATAAATACATTGGCAGGGGCACTTTATAAAGTATTTTGTGCATCGCCTGATCAAGCAAGAACCGAAATGCGCTCAGCCTGCTTTGATTATCTAAGTCTGGGAGGAGTTTGTTCAAGTGGACCGGTGGCTCTCCTATCTGGTTTAAATCCGAGACCACTGAGTTTAGTATTTCATTTCTTCTCGGTGGCTGTATATGGAGTTGGTCGCCTTTTACTTCCATTTCCATCACTTGAACGCGCATGGCTTGGAGTTAGATTAATCATG GACGCAACAAGTATAATTTTCCCAATCATAAAAGCTGAAGGAGTAAGACAAATGTTCGCCCCTGCTGTTTGTCCAGCATATTACAGCTCTCCCCTCACTGCTTAA
- the LOC141665827 gene encoding proline iminopeptidase-like isoform X1, with protein MDGFLVSPEEGSRKGGRTINYRFKLALKKKMPMVFVFLNGGRYAEKKNLASEQEFRKDLYPYYEPYSTGMLKVSDLHTLYWEQCGNPKGYPVLVLHGGPGGGSQPSYRRFFDPEFYRVIQYDQRGSGKSTPHASLVENTTWDLVQDIEKLREHLKISEWQVFGGSWGSTLALAYSTSHHEKVTGLVLRGIFLVRKKELDWFFEGGAAAIYPDAWEPFRDFIPENERDSFITAYQKRLNSDDLETQYAAARTWTTWEMRTAHLIPNEETIKHGEDDVFSLAFARIENHYFVNKGFFPTDSYLLDNIEKIRHHNAIIVQGRYDCCSPIMSAWDLHKAWPEAELKIIADAGHNCFEPGIAAELVAANEKLKSVSKNI; from the exons ATG GATGGATTTCTTGTGTCTCCAGAAGAAGGGTCGAGAAAAGGGGGACGGACAATTAACTACCGTTTCAAGCTTGCATTGAAGAAAAAGATGCCCATGGTGTTTGTCTTTTTGAATGGTGGAAGATATGCAG AAAAAAAGAACTTGGCATCCGAGCAAGAGTTCAGGAAGGATCTTTATCCCTATTATGAGCCATATAGTACTGGAATGTTGAAGGTTTCGGATCTTCATACGTTATACTGGGAGCAGTGTGGAAATCCAAAAGGATAT CCAGTTCTAGTTCTGCACGGAGGACCAGGAGGAGGAAGTCAACCAAGTTATAGGAGATTCTTTGACCCTGAATTTTACCGAGTTATTCAATATGATCAG AGAGGTTCTGGTAAGAGTACACCACATGCCAGTTTGGTGGAGAATACCACATGGGACCTTGTTCAAGACATTGAAAAACTAAGGGAGCATTTGAAAATTTCAGAATGGCAG GTATTTGGCGGGTCATGGGGAAGTACACTTGCTCTTGCATATAGCACATCGCACCATGAAAAG GTAACTGGGCTTGTTCTTCGTGGAATTTTTTTGGTACGTAAAAAAGAGCTTGATTGGTTTTTTGAGGGCGGTGCTGCTGCTATTTACCCTGATG CTTGGGAACCATTCAGAGATTTCATTCCGGAGAATGAAAGGGATAGCTTTATCACTGCTTACCAGAAGAGATTGAACTCTGATGATCTTGAAACACAA TATGCAGCTGCTCGGACATGGACCACTTGGGAAATGAGGACTGCTCACCTTATTCCCAATGAAGAGACCATCAAGCATGGTGAAGATGATGTTTTCTCATTG GCATTTGCGAGAATTGAGAACCACTACTTTGTGAACAAGGGATTCTTTCCTACAGATTCATACTTGTTAGACAACATTGAGAAGATAAGACATCATAATGCTATAATTGTACAG GGAAGATATGATTGTTGCTCCCCCATTATGTCAGCATGGGATCTGCATAAAGCGTGGCCAGAGGCTGAGTTGAAG ATCATTGCAGATGCAGGACACAATTGTTTTGAACCTGGTATTGCAGCTGAACTTGTTGCTGCAAATGAGAAGCTGAAGAGTGTTAGCAAAAACATATGA
- the LOC141665827 gene encoding proline iminopeptidase-like isoform X2, protein MPMVFVFLNGGRYAEKKNLASEQEFRKDLYPYYEPYSTGMLKVSDLHTLYWEQCGNPKGYPVLVLHGGPGGGSQPSYRRFFDPEFYRVIQYDQRGSGKSTPHASLVENTTWDLVQDIEKLREHLKISEWQVFGGSWGSTLALAYSTSHHEKVTGLVLRGIFLVRKKELDWFFEGGAAAIYPDAWEPFRDFIPENERDSFITAYQKRLNSDDLETQYAAARTWTTWEMRTAHLIPNEETIKHGEDDVFSLAFARIENHYFVNKGFFPTDSYLLDNIEKIRHHNAIIVQGRYDCCSPIMSAWDLHKAWPEAELKIIADAGHNCFEPGIAAELVAANEKLKSVSKNI, encoded by the exons ATGCCCATGGTGTTTGTCTTTTTGAATGGTGGAAGATATGCAG AAAAAAAGAACTTGGCATCCGAGCAAGAGTTCAGGAAGGATCTTTATCCCTATTATGAGCCATATAGTACTGGAATGTTGAAGGTTTCGGATCTTCATACGTTATACTGGGAGCAGTGTGGAAATCCAAAAGGATAT CCAGTTCTAGTTCTGCACGGAGGACCAGGAGGAGGAAGTCAACCAAGTTATAGGAGATTCTTTGACCCTGAATTTTACCGAGTTATTCAATATGATCAG AGAGGTTCTGGTAAGAGTACACCACATGCCAGTTTGGTGGAGAATACCACATGGGACCTTGTTCAAGACATTGAAAAACTAAGGGAGCATTTGAAAATTTCAGAATGGCAG GTATTTGGCGGGTCATGGGGAAGTACACTTGCTCTTGCATATAGCACATCGCACCATGAAAAG GTAACTGGGCTTGTTCTTCGTGGAATTTTTTTGGTACGTAAAAAAGAGCTTGATTGGTTTTTTGAGGGCGGTGCTGCTGCTATTTACCCTGATG CTTGGGAACCATTCAGAGATTTCATTCCGGAGAATGAAAGGGATAGCTTTATCACTGCTTACCAGAAGAGATTGAACTCTGATGATCTTGAAACACAA TATGCAGCTGCTCGGACATGGACCACTTGGGAAATGAGGACTGCTCACCTTATTCCCAATGAAGAGACCATCAAGCATGGTGAAGATGATGTTTTCTCATTG GCATTTGCGAGAATTGAGAACCACTACTTTGTGAACAAGGGATTCTTTCCTACAGATTCATACTTGTTAGACAACATTGAGAAGATAAGACATCATAATGCTATAATTGTACAG GGAAGATATGATTGTTGCTCCCCCATTATGTCAGCATGGGATCTGCATAAAGCGTGGCCAGAGGCTGAGTTGAAG ATCATTGCAGATGCAGGACACAATTGTTTTGAACCTGGTATTGCAGCTGAACTTGTTGCTGCAAATGAGAAGCTGAAGAGTGTTAGCAAAAACATATGA
- the LOC141665827 gene encoding proline iminopeptidase-like isoform X3: MESEKKNLASEQEFRKDLYPYYEPYSTGMLKVSDLHTLYWEQCGNPKGYPVLVLHGGPGGGSQPSYRRFFDPEFYRVIQYDQRGSGKSTPHASLVENTTWDLVQDIEKLREHLKISEWQVFGGSWGSTLALAYSTSHHEKVTGLVLRGIFLVRKKELDWFFEGGAAAIYPDAWEPFRDFIPENERDSFITAYQKRLNSDDLETQYAAARTWTTWEMRTAHLIPNEETIKHGEDDVFSLAFARIENHYFVNKGFFPTDSYLLDNIEKIRHHNAIIVQGRYDCCSPIMSAWDLHKAWPEAELKIIADAGHNCFEPGIAAELVAANEKLKSVSKNI; this comes from the exons ATGGAATCAG AAAAAAAGAACTTGGCATCCGAGCAAGAGTTCAGGAAGGATCTTTATCCCTATTATGAGCCATATAGTACTGGAATGTTGAAGGTTTCGGATCTTCATACGTTATACTGGGAGCAGTGTGGAAATCCAAAAGGATAT CCAGTTCTAGTTCTGCACGGAGGACCAGGAGGAGGAAGTCAACCAAGTTATAGGAGATTCTTTGACCCTGAATTTTACCGAGTTATTCAATATGATCAG AGAGGTTCTGGTAAGAGTACACCACATGCCAGTTTGGTGGAGAATACCACATGGGACCTTGTTCAAGACATTGAAAAACTAAGGGAGCATTTGAAAATTTCAGAATGGCAG GTATTTGGCGGGTCATGGGGAAGTACACTTGCTCTTGCATATAGCACATCGCACCATGAAAAG GTAACTGGGCTTGTTCTTCGTGGAATTTTTTTGGTACGTAAAAAAGAGCTTGATTGGTTTTTTGAGGGCGGTGCTGCTGCTATTTACCCTGATG CTTGGGAACCATTCAGAGATTTCATTCCGGAGAATGAAAGGGATAGCTTTATCACTGCTTACCAGAAGAGATTGAACTCTGATGATCTTGAAACACAA TATGCAGCTGCTCGGACATGGACCACTTGGGAAATGAGGACTGCTCACCTTATTCCCAATGAAGAGACCATCAAGCATGGTGAAGATGATGTTTTCTCATTG GCATTTGCGAGAATTGAGAACCACTACTTTGTGAACAAGGGATTCTTTCCTACAGATTCATACTTGTTAGACAACATTGAGAAGATAAGACATCATAATGCTATAATTGTACAG GGAAGATATGATTGTTGCTCCCCCATTATGTCAGCATGGGATCTGCATAAAGCGTGGCCAGAGGCTGAGTTGAAG ATCATTGCAGATGCAGGACACAATTGTTTTGAACCTGGTATTGCAGCTGAACTTGTTGCTGCAAATGAGAAGCTGAAGAGTGTTAGCAAAAACATATGA